A genomic stretch from Candidatus Latescibacterota bacterium includes:
- the cobO gene encoding cob(I)yrinic acid a,c-diamide adenosyltransferase yields the protein MGTEKGIVMLFTGNGKGKTTASLGAGMRAAGHGARVFMIQFMKGRLYGEIAASARIDGFTIEQHGRDEFVDPESPEKIDVELARKGWARAIEVIESEDPDLLILDEINIAISFGLIEVKDVVEMIKCRPEGLDMILTGRYAPDELIELADTVTEMKEIKHHYNSGIQMRKGIEY from the coding sequence ATGGGGACAGAAAAAGGAATCGTGATGCTATTTACCGGTAACGGCAAAGGCAAGACGACAGCATCACTTGGAGCCGGTATGAGAGCCGCTGGACACGGCGCGCGAGTGTTCATGATTCAGTTCATGAAAGGTCGACTATACGGTGAGATAGCCGCGTCTGCCCGTATAGATGGATTTACGATCGAGCAGCATGGGAGAGACGAATTCGTCGACCCTGAATCGCCTGAGAAGATAGATGTGGAGTTGGCCCGGAAAGGTTGGGCCCGGGCAATTGAAGTGATCGAGTCTGAAGATCCGGACCTTCTCATACTTGACGAGATAAATATCGCAATATCATTCGGCCTTATCGAGGTGAAGGATGTCGTTGAGATGATCAAATGCCGGCCCGAAGGACTCGATATGATTCTGACTGGAAGGTATGCCCCGGACGAACTGATCGAACTCGCCGATACCGTGACCGAGATGAAAGAGATCAAACACCACTACAACTCAGGTATCCAGATGAGAAAAGGAATAGAATATTAA
- the meaB gene encoding methylmalonyl Co-A mutase-associated GTPase MeaB, translating into MRAGYNIPVLLERFKKGQVSAAARLITIIENGGIDAEKVLDGIFHRTSNVYRVGFTGPPGAGKSSLIYRLTKRFREREKKIGIIAIDPTSPFSGGALLGDRIRMQALSDDPEVFVRSLASRGSLGGISNCTDEVTDLMDAFGKDLILIETVGVGQSELEIAEKAHTVVVILVPESGDGIQAMKAGLMEIGDIFVMNKSDHKDAELAAMEIEDTLKLKKIADGAWRPRVILTSAKEDSGTGELVEVIEEHRSYLEKSGLFLEKRKQILFSRVKNALMDKMERRLRASEIVKKIMARKMDDVYEGRLSPFRLVHELEKTVTMDGESK; encoded by the coding sequence ATGAGAGCTGGATACAATATACCGGTGCTTCTGGAGAGATTCAAAAAGGGACAGGTCTCGGCCGCCGCCAGACTTATCACTATAATTGAGAATGGTGGGATCGATGCGGAAAAGGTTCTGGACGGTATTTTTCACAGGACCAGCAACGTATACAGGGTCGGGTTCACAGGTCCACCTGGAGCTGGGAAAAGCAGTCTGATCTACAGGCTGACAAAGAGATTCAGGGAGAGGGAAAAAAAGATCGGGATCATCGCGATCGATCCGACCAGTCCCTTCAGTGGTGGGGCCCTGCTTGGTGACCGGATAAGGATGCAGGCTCTTTCCGATGATCCGGAAGTCTTCGTAAGATCGCTTGCGAGCAGAGGGAGCCTTGGAGGCATATCGAACTGTACAGACGAAGTCACGGACCTGATGGACGCTTTCGGTAAGGATCTGATATTGATCGAGACCGTGGGTGTCGGGCAATCAGAACTGGAGATCGCGGAGAAGGCTCATACCGTTGTCGTCATTCTGGTGCCGGAATCAGGTGATGGAATACAGGCGATGAAAGCTGGTCTGATGGAGATCGGCGATATCTTTGTCATGAACAAATCGGATCACAAAGACGCAGAGTTGGCTGCCATGGAGATCGAGGATACACTTAAGTTGAAGAAGATAGCTGATGGCGCATGGAGACCCCGGGTGATACTGACTTCGGCAAAGGAAGACAGTGGCACAGGGGAACTTGTCGAGGTGATCGAAGAGCATAGGTCCTATCTTGAGAAATCCGGCCTGTTCCTGGAGAAAAGAAAGCAGATACTTTTCTCAAGAGTGAAGAACGCTCTCATGGACAAGATGGAACGAAGACTTCGTGCGAGTGAGATTGTGAAGAAGATCATGGCTCGGAAGATGGACGATGTATACGAGGGAAGGTTGTCGCCCTTCAGGCTTGTGCACGAACTTGAAAAGACTGTGACGATGGATGGAGAATCGAAATGA
- a CDS encoding methylmalonyl-CoA mutase family protein — translation MSEKKGFEKGKRQYLDSFGKGGLLDVDFTTVSGASVEKLYASDDIDGLDYMDELGFPGQYPYTRGVYPSMYRGRLWTMRQFAGFGTAFDTNRRYHYLLDHGQTGLSVAFDMPTIMGYDSDHKRSEGEVGRCGVAIDSLRDMETLFDGIDLAGITTSMTINAPASILLAFYLSAGEKKGTSFEKMGGTIQNDILKEYIAQKSWIFPPEQSLRIITDILGFCSDHVPRWNTISISGYHIREAGSTAAQELAFTLADGFAYVEAGIAAGLDVDKFAPRLSFFFNAHLDFFEEIAKYRAARRIWAKRMKEKYGAKDEKSMLLRFHTQTAGCTLTAQQPENNIVRTAFQAMSAVLGGTQSLHTNSMDETLALPSEKAVRIALRTQQLIAEETGVINTADPLAGSYFVESKTREMEAKAEEYFTRIDELGGVVKAIEQGFFQMEIGRAAYEYQKAVEAKRKIIIGVNALMVEGEKIDIPLLRIDPEVENHQVKAVRNVRAERDNDKAARELERLGTVASGSDNLMPVILDCARVYCTEGEIIEELKKVFGEYEEPIFL, via the coding sequence ATGAGTGAAAAAAAAGGTTTCGAAAAGGGAAAAAGGCAATATCTCGATTCATTCGGAAAGGGCGGCCTTCTCGATGTCGATTTCACGACCGTATCCGGGGCGTCTGTGGAGAAGCTTTATGCTTCTGATGATATCGACGGACTCGACTATATGGACGAACTGGGTTTTCCCGGCCAGTATCCGTATACCAGGGGTGTCTATCCTTCCATGTACAGGGGGCGGCTCTGGACTATGAGACAGTTCGCCGGTTTCGGTACTGCTTTCGATACGAACCGCAGGTACCATTACCTTCTCGACCATGGACAGACAGGGTTGAGTGTGGCATTCGACATGCCGACGATCATGGGTTACGATTCGGATCATAAACGTTCCGAAGGAGAAGTGGGAAGGTGCGGGGTCGCGATCGATTCGCTTCGGGACATGGAGACTCTTTTCGACGGGATCGATCTCGCCGGGATCACGACCTCCATGACGATCAACGCTCCCGCTTCAATACTGCTGGCTTTCTATCTCTCGGCGGGTGAGAAAAAGGGGACTTCGTTCGAGAAGATGGGTGGTACCATCCAGAACGATATCCTCAAGGAGTACATAGCGCAGAAATCATGGATATTCCCACCCGAACAATCGCTGAGGATCATCACTGACATTCTTGGCTTCTGTTCGGATCATGTTCCAAGGTGGAATACCATATCGATAAGTGGGTATCACATCCGTGAGGCGGGATCCACCGCAGCCCAGGAACTGGCATTCACCCTTGCCGACGGATTCGCGTATGTGGAAGCCGGAATAGCGGCCGGACTCGACGTCGACAAGTTTGCACCGAGATTATCCTTCTTTTTCAACGCCCATCTTGATTTCTTTGAGGAGATTGCCAAATACCGCGCCGCAAGAAGGATATGGGCGAAGAGAATGAAGGAAAAGTATGGCGCAAAAGACGAAAAATCAATGTTACTCCGTTTCCATACTCAAACGGCAGGATGTACTTTGACTGCTCAGCAGCCTGAGAACAATATCGTCCGTACTGCGTTCCAGGCCATGTCAGCCGTTCTGGGAGGCACACAGTCTCTGCACACGAATTCCATGGATGAGACGCTGGCTCTTCCCTCGGAGAAAGCCGTAAGAATAGCACTGAGGACCCAGCAGCTGATTGCTGAGGAGACAGGCGTCATCAATACCGCGGATCCCCTTGCCGGCAGCTATTTCGTCGAATCGAAGACGAGGGAGATGGAAGCGAAGGCAGAAGAATATTTCACGAGGATAGATGAACTCGGAGGAGTCGTGAAGGCTATAGAGCAGGGATTCTTCCAGATGGAGATAGGACGGGCAGCCTACGAGTATCAGAAGGCTGTGGAAGCTAAGAGAAAGATCATAATCGGGGTGAACGCCCTCATGGTCGAAGGAGAAAAAATCGATATTCCGCTTCTCAGGATCGATCCGGAAGTGGAAAATCACCAGGTGAAAGCTGTGAGGAATGTCCGGGCTGAACGTGATAACGACAAGGCGGCCAGGGAACTGGAAAGACTGGGAACCGTGGCTTCCGGCAGCGACAACCTGATGCCCGTTATTCTGGATTGCGCGAGGGTCTACTGTACCGAGGGCGAGATCATAGAAGAACTGAAGAAGGTATTCGGAGAATATGAAGAACCGATCTTTTTATAG